One stretch of Rhinatrema bivittatum chromosome 8, aRhiBiv1.1, whole genome shotgun sequence DNA includes these proteins:
- the AUH gene encoding methylglutaconyl-CoA hydratase, mitochondrial, protein MAVLAARAAARAPLSWLRARPCAPFPAAAQAQRRRSSEPRGDDEQELRVRYLHGEEQGVVVLGLNRAHARNAISKNLTKMMAKALEALKVDKKARTVILRSEVPGIFCAGADLKERAKMHPSEVAPFVSKARALMNEMANLPMPTIAALDGIALGGGLEMALSCDIIVAASSAKMGLVETKLAIIPGAGGTQRLPRAVGVALAKELIFSARTVDGEEAKAMGLVSHVVEQNEEGDAAFRKALALAREFLPQGPVAVRMAKLAINQGMEVDLATGLAIEEACYAQTIPTKDRLEGLLAFKEKRPPRYKGE, encoded by the coding sequence ATGGCGGTGCTCGCGGCGCGCGCTGCGGCCCGCGCGCCCCTGAGCTGGCTGCGCGCGCGGCCCTGCGCCCCCTTCCCCGCGGCTGCCCAAGCCCAGAGGCGCCGCAGCTCGGAGCCCAGAGGAGACGACGAGCAGGAGCTGCGCGTGCGGTACCTGCACGGGGAAGAGCAGGGGGTGGTGGTGCTGGGGCTGAACCGAGCCCACGCTAGAAATGCCATCAGTAAAAACCTTACGAAAATGATGGCCAAAGCTCTGGAAGCGCTGAAGGTGGACAAGAAGGCGCGGACTGTAATCCTCCGAAGTGAAGTCCCTGGGATATTCTGCGCCGGAGCAGACCTGAAGGAAAGAGCCAAAATGCATCCCAGCGAAGTGGCACCCTTCGTCTCCAAGGCCAGGGCACTGATGAACGAGATGGCCAACTTGCCCATGCCAACCATCGCCGCGCTGGATGGCATCGCGCTGGGTGGAGGGTTGGAGATGGCGCTGTCCTGTGATATCATCGTGGCGGCATCATCCGCCAAGATGGGGCTGGTAGAGACGAAGCTGGCCATCATCCCCGGGGCGGGAGGCACTCAGCGGCTGCCCCGCGCCGTGGGTGTAGCCTTGGCCAAGGAGCTCATCTTTTCTGCGCGGACGGTGGACGGAGAAGAGGCGAAGGCCATGGGCCTGGTCAGCCACGTTGTCGAACAGAACGAAGAGGGGGATGCCGCGTTCAGGAAGGCCTTGGCCCTCGCCAGAGAGTTCCTTCCTCAGGGCCCAGTGGCGGTGAGGATGGCAAAGCTGGCAATCAACCAAGGGATGGAGGTCGATTTAGCAACAGGCCTCGCCATAGAAGAGGCTTGTTATGCTCAAACAATTCCAACAAAAGACAGGCTTGAAGGCCTACTCGCCTTTAAAGAAAAGAGGCCTCCCCGCTACAAGGGAGAATAG